The DNA window CCAGCTGTACGCCTGGTTCGTCAAGGGAGAAGCATTGGTCTCTGTAGGGGCAAGTAAGGCACCTCCGGCCCCTCTTAGCAGCAGGGAGTATACCATGCCTTTTAACTAAGATGTAGTCGTCAATGGCCCTTAAGGCCATCGAGGTTAGTCTGCTGTCCAACTTGAAGATCCTTGACGTCGTAGGGTACCTTATCTCTACGGTAATGTCACTAATGCCAAGGCTCCTGGCTACGACTATGCCATAGGTGGAGGCCTGTATGACGTCACTCACCCAGGCCCCTCTCCTAGGAGGCCTTGAGCTCTTCCTCTCTATTATGTAGGCGCTGCTGCCGCTCAGCTTGAGCGCGTCAGCCCTCCCAACGATGGTTACGTTCTCGTTCAGCTTAAGAGTCAAGTTCTTCTCACT is part of the Acidilobus sp. 7A genome and encodes:
- a CDS encoding Dna2/Cas4 domain-containing protein codes for the protein MIRPSDLHTFGYCPRLAFFELYMPRRRGLLESLRLALGSLFHALFHLRDRLTGFASEKNLTLKLNENVTIVGRADALKLSGSSAYIIERKSSRPPRRGAWVSDVIQASTYGIVVARSLGISDITVEIRYPTTSRIFKLDSRLTSMALRAIDDYILVKRHGILPAAKRGRRCLTCPYRDQCFSLDEPGVQLEEPGSWLIGLDFAEPGESR